One genomic segment of [Phormidium] sp. ETS-05 includes these proteins:
- a CDS encoding alpha/beta fold hydrolase, whose product MLTSVTQQPEKPLFIFLPGLDGCGELLQWQITQGLATGFDIRTFAIPPDDLSTWDELTAKVVTLLEIELATNHRPIYLCGESFGGCLALKVALRAPELIHSLILVNPATCFNQRPWLQWGSHLTGWLPPPLYSVSVIGFLPFLAALERMTRTQAANLLAAMQFPPQATTSWRLNLMREFEILPQQLAEFTKPVLLIASSNDLILASVQESERLLHYFPNAQRVILPHSGHTCLLETDINLTRILKNHKFWPQLEFAWRE is encoded by the coding sequence ATGCTCACCTCAGTCACCCAACAACCAGAAAAACCCCTTTTCATCTTTCTTCCCGGACTCGATGGCTGCGGCGAACTCCTCCAATGGCAAATCACCCAAGGACTCGCCACCGGTTTTGACATCCGCACTTTCGCCATCCCCCCCGATGACCTCTCCACCTGGGATGAGCTAACCGCAAAAGTAGTCACCCTCCTAGAAATCGAACTCGCCACCAACCACCGACCAATTTACCTATGCGGCGAATCCTTTGGCGGTTGTCTCGCCCTCAAAGTCGCCCTCCGAGCCCCAGAATTAATCCATAGTTTGATTTTGGTCAACCCCGCCACCTGTTTTAATCAACGTCCCTGGCTCCAATGGGGCTCCCACCTCACCGGTTGGCTCCCCCCACCCCTTTACAGCGTTTCCGTCATCGGTTTTTTACCCTTTTTAGCCGCTTTAGAACGCATGACCAGAACCCAAGCCGCCAACCTTCTCGCCGCCATGCAGTTCCCCCCCCAAGCCACCACCTCCTGGCGACTCAATCTCATGCGGGAATTTGAAATCCTGCCCCAACAACTAGCAGAATTCACCAAACCCGTCCTGCTCATCGCCAGTAGTAATGACCTGATTCTCGCCTCCGTCCAAGAATCAGAACGATTACTCCATTACTTCCCCAACGCCCAGCGAGTAATTCTCCCCCACAGCGGTCATACTTGCCTCTTGGAAACTGATATTAACCTCACCCGGATATTGAAAAATCACAAATTTTGGCCACAACTAGAATTCGCCTGGAGAGAATAG
- the fabD gene encoding ACP S-malonyltransferase gives MTKTAWVFPGQGSQAVGMGVDLLTHPTAAAKYQTAQSILGWSVPDICQNHEDKLSRTLYTQPCLYVVECILADLMQERGHQPHLVAGHSLGEYVALYAAGVFDFATGLALVKRRAEFMEDAAGGQMAALIGFNYEQLLAQLAQTPNVVLANDNSDAQVVISGTPEGVETLIASIKVKRAVKLNVSGPFHSPLMAPAAAEFQKALESVPFTDAKVPVLSNVEPTPATAAEVLKERLSQQMTGSVRWREISAQLPQEGIEKVVEIGPGKVLTGLIKRTSGQLVLENVSGAADLPG, from the coding sequence ATGACTAAAACCGCATGGGTTTTCCCCGGACAAGGTTCTCAAGCCGTCGGTATGGGCGTAGATTTATTAACCCACCCCACCGCCGCCGCTAAATATCAAACCGCCCAGAGCATTCTCGGCTGGTCTGTTCCCGATATTTGCCAAAACCACGAAGATAAACTCTCTCGCACCCTCTACACCCAACCTTGTCTCTATGTGGTGGAGTGCATCCTTGCTGACTTAATGCAAGAACGCGGTCATCAACCGCACCTCGTCGCTGGTCACAGTCTCGGAGAATATGTAGCTCTCTACGCCGCTGGCGTTTTCGACTTCGCCACCGGTTTAGCATTGGTGAAACGCCGCGCCGAATTTATGGAGGACGCCGCTGGCGGGCAAATGGCGGCTCTGATTGGTTTTAACTACGAGCAGCTCCTCGCCCAACTGGCGCAAACCCCCAATGTGGTTCTGGCCAATGATAACAGCGATGCCCAAGTAGTTATCTCTGGCACTCCTGAAGGGGTAGAAACATTGATTGCCAGCATTAAGGTAAAACGAGCGGTGAAATTAAACGTTTCCGGCCCGTTTCACTCTCCTTTGATGGCTCCCGCTGCGGCGGAATTCCAAAAAGCCTTGGAATCTGTACCGTTTACGGATGCTAAAGTGCCGGTACTCTCTAATGTGGAACCCACCCCAGCCACAGCGGCGGAGGTTCTCAAAGAGCGTCTGAGCCAACAGATGACCGGTTCTGTGCGGTGGCGGGAAATCTCGGCCCAGCTACCTCAAGAAGGTATCGAAAAGGTAGTAGAAATTGGTCCGGGCAAAGTCCTTACTGGTTTGATTAAGCGCACTTCTGGTCAGTTAGTATTGGAAAATGTCAGCGGAGCCGCCGATTTGCCGGGATAA
- a CDS encoding D-alanyl-D-alanine carboxypeptidase has protein sequence MWELFGSGLLSVWLDAVGVETTVTDSWDRFSGAATPGLALVGTKEPAIDAIVQSYLQQLSAKGLLPEEQGIWIQTGYQLLTSNQGTTPMPAASLTKVATSLAAMSMWELDHQFETLVGSTGTVVDGVLQGDLVVTGGGDPLFVWEDAISLGLTLQQLGIRRVSGNLVIAGNFTMNYQPDPRASGELLRLAWNEAKWTPDVAKAHSRMGGGKPSLEITGQVVVAPAVAEQKLLVRHLSLPLAQILKRMNVYSNNFIAETLADGLGGAQVVRSSAAKAALVPVEEILLVNGSGLGVDNRISPRAACAMFMAIQRDLLDKRDSGGGVYTLGDLFPISGRDRGTIEERRVPEGATVKTGSLWNVSGLAGALPTEKGLIWFAIVNGGDYLEGFRAAQDDLLHQFVKEWGARAELPSILTPQAKDQPQLRPGAPERNQIIAPES, from the coding sequence ATGTGGGAATTATTTGGCTCAGGTTTGCTCTCAGTGTGGTTGGATGCGGTGGGAGTGGAAACGACGGTGACGGATTCGTGGGACCGGTTCAGCGGCGCCGCAACTCCCGGATTAGCTTTGGTGGGGACAAAAGAACCGGCGATCGATGCCATAGTCCAAAGCTACCTACAGCAATTGTCCGCCAAAGGACTATTGCCAGAAGAGCAGGGCATCTGGATTCAGACGGGTTATCAGTTATTAACCAGTAACCAGGGGACCACTCCCATGCCTGCCGCTTCTTTAACTAAGGTGGCCACTTCTTTAGCGGCGATGTCGATGTGGGAATTGGACCACCAGTTTGAAACCCTGGTGGGCTCCACTGGCACCGTGGTAGATGGGGTATTGCAGGGGGATTTAGTGGTGACAGGCGGTGGAGACCCCCTATTTGTTTGGGAAGATGCCATATCTTTGGGGCTGACTCTGCAGCAATTGGGGATTCGCCGCGTTAGTGGCAATTTAGTGATTGCGGGCAATTTCACTATGAATTATCAGCCGGACCCTCGGGCTAGTGGGGAACTGCTTCGCCTTGCTTGGAATGAGGCGAAATGGACTCCAGATGTGGCTAAGGCTCATTCCCGCATGGGGGGAGGGAAGCCGAGTTTAGAAATTACCGGTCAAGTGGTGGTGGCGCCTGCAGTGGCAGAGCAAAAATTGCTGGTGCGCCATTTGTCTTTACCCTTGGCACAGATATTAAAGCGAATGAACGTTTATAGTAACAACTTTATCGCCGAGACGCTGGCGGATGGGTTGGGGGGGGCGCAAGTGGTGCGCTCCTCAGCGGCGAAAGCGGCTTTAGTGCCTGTGGAGGAGATTTTACTGGTGAATGGGTCGGGTTTGGGGGTGGATAATCGCATCTCTCCCCGGGCTGCTTGCGCTATGTTTATGGCGATTCAGCGGGATTTGCTGGATAAGAGGGATAGTGGTGGTGGGGTTTACACTCTTGGTGATTTGTTTCCGATTTCTGGGCGCGATCGGGGCACCATAGAAGAGCGCCGAGTCCCCGAAGGCGCCACCGTGAAAACCGGTTCTTTGTGGAACGTCAGCGGTTTGGCTGGGGCACTACCTACAGAAAAAGGGTTGATTTGGTTTGCGATCGTCAACGGTGGCGACTATTTAGAAGGCTTCCGCGCTGCCCAAGACGACCTCCTGCACCAGTTCGTCAAAGAATGGGGCGCCCGCGCCGAACTCCCCAGCATCCTCACACCCCAAGCTAAAGACCAACCACAACTCCGTCCCGGAGCCCCAGAGCGCAATCAAATTATCGCCCCAGAGAGTTAA
- the lptC gene encoding LPS export ABC transporter periplasmic protein LptC, translating to MTQKKRGLLVLANFAFLLVLLLGLLSCGQPNNRGNNQEGDTGEKVEKSLTLNDVTLEQFREDGKLIWKVISPLAKYKDADKLALVEKPIGELFQDGVLVYKIQAKTGQLFEKSNKIILKEDVVATDVRSGAVLQGGEMEWLPGEDLLLIRDNLKGTHPQLQVTAKEARLKSRERRMELSGNVVATTASPVFQLRSENLVWQMAAQLVESTTKVQIDRYTCKTPSECTPTDRATANQGKMNLAKKTATLEKNASLDLSKPPVNVAGNLIEWNLEEKTITSDEPITIVHEQQKTIIQAQKGKLDVPTNIFYLSEGVSGSSTEGQFDLASDQMMWDITKEQIQAEGNVVYRQNNPPMTTRGKKAFGKLQDRTITFSGGEVVTDVIP from the coding sequence ATGACCCAGAAAAAAAGAGGTTTACTTGTTCTAGCTAATTTTGCCTTTTTATTGGTATTGTTATTGGGTTTGTTATCTTGTGGCCAACCGAATAATAGGGGCAATAATCAGGAGGGAGACACAGGGGAAAAGGTCGAAAAAAGTTTAACTCTAAACGATGTCACTTTAGAACAATTTAGGGAAGATGGTAAGCTAATCTGGAAAGTGATATCGCCCTTGGCTAAGTATAAAGATGCGGACAAGCTGGCATTGGTGGAGAAACCCATAGGCGAATTGTTTCAAGATGGGGTGTTAGTTTATAAGATTCAGGCGAAAACTGGCCAGTTATTTGAAAAAAGTAATAAAATTATCCTCAAAGAGGATGTGGTAGCCACGGATGTGCGATCGGGTGCAGTGTTGCAAGGTGGCGAGATGGAGTGGTTGCCGGGAGAAGATTTACTCCTGATTCGCGACAACCTGAAGGGAACTCATCCGCAACTGCAAGTAACAGCGAAAGAAGCACGCTTGAAAAGTCGGGAGCGGCGGATGGAGCTATCAGGAAATGTGGTGGCAACCACAGCATCCCCGGTGTTTCAACTGCGCAGCGAAAATTTGGTGTGGCAAATGGCGGCGCAATTGGTGGAAAGTACGACGAAAGTGCAAATCGATCGCTACACCTGTAAAACCCCATCCGAATGTACCCCAACTGACCGAGCCACTGCCAACCAAGGCAAAATGAACCTAGCCAAAAAAACCGCTACCCTAGAGAAAAACGCCAGCCTGGATCTGAGCAAACCGCCGGTTAATGTGGCGGGGAATTTAATTGAGTGGAATCTAGAGGAGAAAACTATCACCTCCGACGAACCCATCACCATAGTCCACGAGCAGCAAAAAACCATTATCCAAGCCCAAAAAGGCAAGCTGGATGTACCCACCAACATCTTTTATTTATCAGAAGGCGTCAGCGGCAGCAGTACCGAGGGCCAATTCGATTTGGCATCTGACCAGATGATGTGGGATATCACCAAAGAGCAAATCCAAGCCGAAGGTAATGTGGTTTACCGCCAAAATAATCCTCCAATGACCACTAGGGGAAAAAAGGCTTTTGGCAAACTGCAAGACCGGACAATTACTTTCAGCGGTGGCGAAGTCGTCACCGATGTGATTCCTTGA
- a CDS encoding 1-acyl-sn-glycerol-3-phosphate acyltransferase — protein MDEAQVRQREPVESLILYNLFKWSVVSPMLHAYFGGRIYGLEHVPLSGPLVVVSNHASYFDPPIVSNCVCRPVAFMAKEELFQVPILKDAIRLYGAYPVRRGSSDRKAMQAAMSYLREGWAIGLFLQGTRTPDARITDPKLGAALIAAKTNAPLLPVSLWGTNAILSKGSSWVKPVPVTVRIGEVIPTPSSTDREELEAVTQRCVEAIHAMHDLGR, from the coding sequence ATGGATGAAGCACAAGTAAGACAGCGGGAACCGGTTGAGAGTCTGATTCTCTACAACTTATTTAAGTGGTCTGTAGTTAGTCCTATGCTCCATGCCTATTTTGGGGGCAGGATTTATGGTTTGGAACACGTTCCCCTATCGGGCCCGCTAGTGGTGGTCAGCAATCACGCTAGTTACTTTGACCCGCCGATCGTCTCTAACTGTGTTTGCCGTCCAGTGGCGTTTATGGCGAAAGAGGAATTATTTCAGGTTCCCATCCTCAAAGACGCCATCCGCCTCTATGGTGCCTACCCAGTACGTCGCGGCAGTTCTGACCGCAAGGCGATGCAAGCCGCTATGTCCTATCTGCGGGAAGGATGGGCGATCGGTCTTTTCCTCCAAGGCACCCGCACCCCCGACGCTCGCATCACCGACCCCAAACTCGGCGCCGCTCTCATCGCCGCCAAAACCAACGCCCCCCTACTCCCCGTTAGTTTGTGGGGCACCAACGCCATCCTTTCCAAAGGTTCCTCTTGGGTCAAACCCGTCCCCGTCACCGTGCGCATCGGCGAAGTCATTCCCACCCCCAGTTCCACAGATAGGGAGGAATTAGAAGCCGTTACCCAGCGTTGTGTCGAAGCGATTCACGCTATGCACGATTTGGGCAGGTGA
- a CDS encoding beta-ketoacyl-ACP synthase III, translated as MNNPGVGIAITGSGSATPAQAVANQALSTIVDTSDEWIADRTGIKSRHLASSGESLTELAAAAARSAIAAAGMTPADIDMIILATSTADDLFGSASAIQGRLGASKAVAFDLTAACSGFLFAMVTAAQFIRTGVYQNVVVIGADILSRWVDWSDRTTCVLFGDGAGAVVMQASMEGDRLLSFYLASDGTQNDCLQLPFGFQPHELLPQVSIAQGTYHPITMKGREVYRFAVSKVPEVIEKSLFRANLTTDQIDWLLLHQANQRILDAVADRLHIPSAKVLSNLAHYGNTSAASIPLALDEAVRSGKIQPGHIIAASGFGAGLTWGAAIFQWG; from the coding sequence GTGAATAATCCAGGGGTAGGAATCGCAATTACAGGTAGCGGCTCGGCCACACCAGCGCAAGCAGTGGCAAATCAGGCGCTTTCTACAATCGTAGATACTTCTGATGAGTGGATTGCCGATCGCACGGGTATCAAATCCCGGCATTTGGCGTCATCAGGTGAGTCTTTAACGGAACTCGCTGCTGCTGCCGCCCGGTCCGCGATCGCAGCGGCGGGGATGACTCCGGCGGATATAGATATGATTATTTTGGCCACTTCTACTGCTGATGACCTGTTCGGCAGCGCTAGCGCTATTCAGGGCCGCTTGGGAGCTTCCAAGGCGGTGGCTTTTGATTTAACGGCGGCTTGCAGTGGATTTCTGTTTGCGATGGTGACGGCGGCGCAATTCATCCGCACTGGTGTTTACCAAAATGTGGTGGTGATTGGCGCTGATATCCTCTCGCGATGGGTGGATTGGTCCGATCGTACTACCTGTGTGTTGTTTGGTGATGGGGCCGGAGCCGTGGTGATGCAGGCATCGATGGAAGGCGATCGCTTATTGAGTTTTTACCTCGCTAGCGATGGCACCCAAAATGATTGCCTACAATTACCCTTCGGCTTTCAACCCCATGAACTCCTCCCCCAAGTCTCCATTGCTCAGGGCACCTATCACCCAATTACCATGAAAGGTCGGGAAGTTTACCGCTTCGCCGTGAGCAAGGTGCCAGAAGTTATCGAAAAATCCCTATTTCGCGCTAACCTCACCACAGACCAAATCGATTGGCTGCTCCTACATCAAGCCAACCAGCGCATCTTGGACGCAGTAGCCGATCGACTACATATCCCCAGTGCCAAAGTCCTCAGCAACCTAGCTCACTACGGCAACACCTCCGCCGCCTCCATCCCCCTCGCACTCGATGAAGCCGTCCGGTCTGGTAAAATTCAACCCGGCCACATTATTGCCGCCTCCGGCTTTGGTGCCGGTCTCACCTGGGGCGCCGCCATCTTTCAATGGGGGTAG
- a CDS encoding NYN domain-containing protein — translation MLSHPENNSIFTPEQFLENRGRVAIFIDGSNLFYAALQLGIEIDYTKLLCRLTAGSRLLRSFFYTGVDRTNEKQQGFLLWMRRNGYRVIAKDLVQLPDGSKKANLDVEIAVDMMALVGSYDTAVLVSGDGDLAYAVNAVSYRGVRVEVVSLRSMTSDSLINVADRYIDLESVKEDIQKMPRPNHTTYTYRPLSSITMMEEGNP, via the coding sequence ATGTTATCTCATCCAGAAAACAACAGCATATTCACACCAGAACAGTTTTTGGAAAATCGGGGTAGGGTGGCTATTTTTATAGATGGTTCCAATTTATTTTATGCTGCCCTGCAACTAGGAATAGAAATCGACTATACTAAACTGCTATGTCGGTTAACCGCTGGTTCGCGGCTGCTGCGGTCTTTTTTCTATACCGGGGTGGACCGGACAAATGAAAAACAACAGGGGTTTTTACTGTGGATGCGCCGTAATGGCTACCGCGTCATTGCCAAAGATTTGGTGCAGCTCCCAGATGGCTCAAAAAAGGCTAATCTAGATGTGGAAATCGCCGTTGATATGATGGCTTTAGTGGGGTCGTATGATACGGCAGTGTTGGTCAGCGGTGATGGCGATTTGGCTTACGCCGTAAATGCGGTGAGCTATCGCGGGGTGCGGGTGGAGGTGGTGAGCTTGCGCTCCATGACCAGCGATAGCTTAATCAATGTGGCAGACCGCTATATCGATTTGGAATCAGTCAAAGAAGATATCCAAAAAATGCCGCGTCCCAATCATACCACTTACACGTACAGACCTTTGTCTAGTATCACGATGATGGAAGAAGGAAACCCATAA
- a CDS encoding bifunctional serine/threonine-protein kinase/formylglycine-generating enzyme family protein — protein MLCINPNCINPQNPDSNKYCQQCGSMLISLLGGQYRITQTLGQGGFGKTYLAEDIDRRNAKCVVKQFAPEPGMKSNPGALQKATELFNQEAERLLQLEEHPQIPTLYAYFEENLPQAGNNTEIPYQYLVQQYIKGNTLQEELRAGPFSETKIRELLQDLLPVLDFIHQHKVIHRDIKPENIIRRDSDKKLILIDFGVAKASSKTLLTRQGTSVGTAGYAPLEQMMQGVAYPASDLYSLAVTCIRLLTGCLPNADGSDKLYNALEGCWVWREYLPKGSNVSSELGAILDKLLETIAKNRYQSAAEVLKALNSSTTGGSPGVVQPNPQVASTLPTFQFTTVTVNATGQIANRTNKETKYYRQNLDNGIFIDMVAIPEGKFQMGTPDSEPERQDDESPQHQVTVPSFYLAKYPITQAQYQAIMGQNPSYFKGSDLPVEQVSWNNAVEFCQKLAQKTGQAYRLPSEAEWEYACRAGTITPFHFGETITPDLANYNGNYTYGNGPKGVYRQKTTPVGSFPPNAFGLYDMHGNVWEWCQDVWHENYDNAPTDGTAWETGGNSNLRVRRGGSWLSNPGNCRSGRRDWVDWDLWSSGFGFRVAVSLLPVSGS, from the coding sequence ATGCTATGTATTAACCCCAACTGCATCAACCCCCAAAACCCTGACAGCAATAAATATTGCCAGCAATGCGGCAGTATGTTAATCTCCCTATTAGGGGGACAGTACCGCATTACCCAAACTCTCGGACAGGGAGGATTTGGTAAAACCTATTTAGCCGAAGACATTGACAGACGCAATGCCAAATGTGTCGTAAAGCAATTTGCCCCGGAACCGGGAATGAAAAGCAATCCCGGAGCCTTGCAAAAAGCCACAGAATTGTTTAATCAGGAAGCCGAAAGGCTGCTCCAATTGGAAGAACATCCCCAGATTCCCACATTATACGCCTATTTTGAAGAAAATTTACCTCAAGCCGGGAATAATACGGAAATTCCCTACCAGTATTTAGTCCAACAGTATATTAAAGGCAACACCTTACAGGAAGAATTAAGAGCCGGTCCCTTTAGCGAAACTAAAATCCGGGAACTGCTGCAAGATTTATTACCAGTTTTGGACTTTATCCACCAGCATAAAGTCATTCACCGAGACATTAAACCAGAAAACATCATTCGCCGCGACAGTGACAAAAAATTAATCCTGATTGATTTTGGTGTCGCCAAAGCTAGCAGTAAAACCCTGTTAACCCGTCAGGGAACCTCTGTGGGGACTGCTGGTTATGCACCATTAGAACAAATGATGCAGGGAGTCGCCTACCCCGCCAGTGATTTATACAGTTTAGCCGTTACTTGTATTCGTCTGCTCACGGGATGTTTACCCAATGCGGACGGTTCTGATAAACTGTATAATGCTTTAGAAGGATGCTGGGTATGGCGGGAATATTTGCCAAAAGGCAGCAATGTGAGCAGTGAATTAGGGGCAATTTTGGATAAATTGCTGGAAACAATAGCGAAAAACCGCTATCAGTCCGCTGCAGAAGTATTAAAAGCATTAAACTCCTCTACTACTGGCGGAAGTCCGGGGGTAGTGCAGCCAAACCCACAGGTAGCAAGTACCCTTCCCACCTTCCAATTTACCACCGTCACAGTCAACGCCACGGGACAAATAGCCAACCGCACGAACAAAGAGACAAAATACTACCGTCAAAATTTGGATAACGGCATTTTCATCGATATGGTAGCCATTCCAGAGGGAAAATTCCAGATGGGTACTCCAGATAGTGAGCCAGAGCGACAAGACGACGAAAGTCCCCAACACCAAGTTACAGTGCCATCATTCTATCTCGCCAAATATCCCATTACCCAAGCCCAGTATCAAGCCATTATGGGGCAAAACCCCTCCTACTTCAAAGGTTCAGACCTGCCAGTAGAGCAGGTAAGCTGGAACAATGCCGTAGAATTTTGCCAAAAACTCGCTCAAAAAACAGGACAAGCCTACCGTCTCCCCAGTGAAGCGGAATGGGAATATGCTTGTAGAGCCGGAACTATCACCCCATTTCACTTCGGCGAAACCATAACCCCAGACTTAGCCAACTATAACGGAAATTACACCTACGGAAACGGACCAAAAGGCGTATATCGGCAAAAAACCACCCCAGTAGGCAGTTTTCCCCCCAACGCTTTTGGTTTATACGATATGCACGGAAACGTTTGGGAGTGGTGTCAGGATGTTTGGCACGAAAATTACGATAATGCACCCACTGATGGAACTGCTTGGGAAACTGGCGGAAATTCCAATCTCCGAGTGCGGCGTGGAGGTTCCTGGCTCAGCAACCCCGGGAATTGCCGATCGGGGCGGCGCGACTGGGTCGATTGGGACCTCTGGAGCAGCGGCTTCGGGTTCCGGGTGGCTGTTTCTCTGCTTCCGGTTTCTGGTTCTTAG
- a CDS encoding 1-acyl-sn-glycerol-3-phosphate acyltransferase: MPTDKPLQISRWFLRLAGTRIFIHHQDRIPPHIPLLVISNHRSFMDAPLLMAALERSIHFATHHYMGKVPVVNHLITQELGCFPIDTPDRRHHSFFQQTIPLLQNGAAVGIFPEGAPPMLHRTPPHTVGEFHRGFAHLALRAQIPNLAILPVAISSLEETTYYPMPTRILGLFDPTEPLFQQDGNHPVVIYHCVRILIGHPYWITQADRQSYHGKQGKTAVNQILHHTHTQIATLLSQPENRPLQ; encoded by the coding sequence ATGCCAACAGACAAACCTCTGCAAATTTCCCGCTGGTTCCTCAGACTCGCTGGGACGCGGATTTTTATCCACCATCAGGACCGCATCCCCCCTCACATCCCCCTCCTGGTCATCAGCAACCACCGCAGCTTTATGGATGCACCCCTACTGATGGCGGCTCTGGAGCGATCGATCCATTTTGCCACCCATCACTATATGGGAAAAGTCCCAGTGGTGAATCACCTCATTACTCAGGAACTCGGTTGTTTTCCCATTGACACGCCCGATCGGCGACACCATAGCTTTTTCCAGCAAACTATCCCCCTACTCCAAAATGGAGCCGCTGTCGGCATCTTTCCTGAAGGGGCTCCCCCCATGCTCCACCGCACACCCCCCCACACCGTGGGCGAATTTCATCGCGGCTTCGCACACCTCGCCCTGCGGGCCCAAATTCCCAACCTCGCTATCCTCCCCGTCGCCATATCTTCCCTAGAGGAAACCACCTACTACCCCATGCCTACCCGCATCCTCGGTCTTTTTGACCCCACCGAACCCCTGTTTCAACAGGATGGCAATCACCCCGTGGTGATTTATCACTGCGTCCGCATTCTCATCGGTCATCCTTATTGGATTACTCAGGCCGATCGGCAATCCTACCACGGCAAACAAGGCAAAACCGCCGTCAACCAAATCCTCCATCACACCCACACCCAAATCGCCACCCTCCTCAGTCAACCGGAAAACCGCCCCCTCCAATAA
- the plsX gene encoding phosphate acyltransferase PlsX yields the protein MGSTRVRIAIDAMGGDHAPAEIVAGAIRAQQELGVDVLLVGDPEQIRDQLQQHATEGDSSVLSQVEIVPAEGVVEMHEEPLSALKRKPKASIGVAMDLVKQNRAQGVVSAGHSGAAMAAALLRLGRLPGIDRPAIGAVLPTLIPGKSVLVLDVGANVDCRPKFLEQFALMGTIYAQHALGIAAPQVGLLNIGEEATKGNDQTVRAYQMLQDNPHISFMGNAEGRDVLKGQFDVVVCDGFVGNVLLKFAESVGEVIMQMLKAEFADAMKNPTEATVLGPRLKRIRQQLDHVEHGGALLLGVGGICIISHGSSQAPSIFNAVRLAKEAIENQVRENMLSVQTKIVANQEPVVS from the coding sequence ATGGGATCGACTCGCGTGCGGATTGCAATAGATGCTATGGGCGGGGATCACGCCCCTGCCGAAATCGTCGCTGGGGCGATTAGAGCCCAGCAGGAGTTGGGGGTAGATGTTTTGCTGGTAGGTGACCCGGAGCAGATCCGCGACCAGCTCCAACAGCATGCAACAGAAGGTGATTCATCTGTGTTGTCACAGGTGGAAATAGTCCCGGCTGAAGGGGTGGTGGAAATGCACGAGGAGCCTTTAAGTGCCCTGAAGCGCAAGCCTAAAGCATCTATCGGCGTGGCAATGGATTTAGTGAAACAAAATCGCGCCCAAGGGGTGGTTTCTGCTGGCCACTCGGGGGCAGCAATGGCGGCGGCTCTGTTACGTTTGGGCAGGCTTCCGGGAATCGATCGCCCTGCGATCGGTGCTGTATTACCGACTCTGATTCCGGGTAAATCGGTACTGGTTCTCGATGTGGGTGCGAATGTGGACTGTCGCCCCAAATTTTTGGAGCAGTTTGCTCTGATGGGCACGATTTATGCTCAGCATGCTTTGGGCATCGCTGCTCCCCAGGTGGGACTGCTAAACATCGGGGAAGAAGCGACTAAGGGGAATGACCAGACCGTGCGGGCATATCAGATGCTGCAGGATAATCCTCACATCAGTTTTATGGGCAATGCCGAAGGACGTGATGTCCTCAAGGGTCAATTTGATGTGGTGGTCTGCGACGGCTTTGTGGGCAATGTCCTGCTCAAATTCGCCGAATCCGTGGGAGAGGTGATTATGCAAATGCTGAAGGCAGAATTTGCCGACGCGATGAAGAATCCCACCGAAGCTACGGTACTTGGACCGCGCCTGAAGCGGATTAGGCAGCAGTTGGACCACGTGGAACATGGTGGCGCCTTGCTGTTGGGGGTGGGTGGCATTTGCATCATTAGCCACGGTAGTTCTCAGGCGCCGTCAATTTTTAATGCGGTGCGCTTGGCGAAAGAGGCGATCGAAAACCAGGTGCGGGAAAATATGCTCTCAGTCCAGACAAAGATTGTCGCTAATCAGGAGCCAGTGGTCAGTTAA